The proteins below are encoded in one region of Sminthopsis crassicaudata isolate SCR6 chromosome 1, ASM4859323v1, whole genome shotgun sequence:
- the SOCS6 gene encoding suppressor of cytokine signaling 6, translating to MKKISLKTFRKSFNLNKSKEENDFVVVQQPSLTTDFGKDDSLFSSCYGKDLASCEINSEDEKSGKNRSKSESLMGTLKRRLSAKQKQKGKSSPPSVNSADEDTFSSSSAPIVFKDVRAQRPLRSTSLRSHHYSPTPWPLRPTNSEETCIKMEVRVKALVHSSNPSPALNGVRKDFHDLQSDSVFQEQNSALKRTESQNGDLHLHIDEHVPVVIGLMPQDYIQYTVPLDEGMYPLEGSRSYCLDSSSPMEVSAIPSQVGRNSFHEDESQVDQDIVVAPDIFVDQAVNGLLIGTTGVMLQSPRVNHSDVPPLSPLLPPMQNNQIQRNFSGLNGTDTHVSESMRCHLNFDPNTAPGVGRVYDSVQNSGPMVVTSLTEELKKLAKQGWYWGPITRWEAEGKLANVPDGSFLVRDSSDDRYLLSLSFRSHGKTLHTRIEHSNGRFSFYEQPDVEGHTSIVDLIEHSIRDSENGAFCYSRSRLPGSATYPVRLTNPVSRFMQVRSLQYLCRFVIRQYTRIDLIQKLPLPNKMKDYLQEKHY from the coding sequence ATGAAGAAAATTAGTCTTAAGACCTTTCGGAAGTCTTTCAACTTGAAtaaaagtaaggaagaaaatgattttgtGGTGGTACAACAACCATCACTAACCACTGACTTTGGAAAAGATGATTCCTTGTTTAGTAGCTGCTATGGTAAAGACTTGGCCAGCTGTGAAATCAATAGTGAAGATGAGAAAAGTGGTAAAAATCGATCCAAAAGTGAAAGCTTAATGGGTACATTAAAAAGGCGACTTTCagcaaagcaaaagcagaaaggcaAGAGCAGCCCACCATCTGTGAACTCTGCAGATGAGGACACGTTTTCCTCTTCGTCAGCCCCAATAGTCTTTAAAGATGTAAGAGCTCAAAGACCATTAAGGTCAACATCCCTTCGTAGTCATCATTATAGTCCTACTCCATGGCCTCTTCGTCCAACAAATTCAGAGGAGACCTGTATCAAAATGGAAGTAAGAGTCAAGGCTTTGGTTCACTCTTCTAATCCAAGCCCAGCACTGAATGGCGTTCGAAAAGATTTTCACGATTTGCAGTCTGACAGTGTGTTCCAAGAACAAAACAGTGCATTAAAGCGTACAGAATCTCAAAATGGAGACCTGCATCTTCACATCGATGAACATGTGCCTGTAGTTATTGGACTTATGCCTCAGGACTACATTCAGTATACTGTGCCTTTAGATGAGGGAATGTATCCTTTGGAAGGATCACGTAGTTATTGTCTGGACAGTTCCTCTCCCATGGAAGTTTCAGCTATTCCTTCTCAAGTAGGAAGAAACTCATTCCATGAGGATGAGAGTCAGGTAGACCAGGACATAGTAGTTGCCCCAGATATCTTTGTGGATCAGGCAGTTAACGGCTTGTTGATTGGCACCACGGGAGTCATGTTGCAAAGCCCAAGAGTTAATCACAGTGATGTCCCTCCACTCTCACCATTGCTACCTCCAATGCAGAATAATCAAATCCAAAGGAACTTTAGTGGACTTAATGGCACAGATACACATGTGTCTGAAAGTATGCGTTGCCATTTGAATTTTGATCCCAACACTGCTCCTGGAGTTGGAAGAGTCTATGACTCTGTACAAAATAGTGGCCCTATGGTTGTGACAAGTCTTACAGAGGAACTGAAAAAGCTTGCAAAACAGGGATGGTACTGGGGACCTATTACACGTTGGGAGGCAGAAGGAAAGCTGGCAAATGTGCCCGATGGGTCTTTTCTTGTTCGTGATAGTTCTGATGACCGTTATCTATTAAGCTTGAGCTTTCGATCCCATGGTAAAACACTTCACACTAGGATTGAACATTCAAATGGTAGGTTTAGCTTTTATGAACAACCAGATGTAGAAGGGCATACTTCTATAGTTGATCTAATTGAACATTCAATCAGGGACTCTGAAAATGGAGCTTTTTGCTATTCACGGTCTCGGTTGCCTGGTTCTGCAACCTACCCCGTCAGACTGACCAATCCTGTATCACGGTTCATGCAGGTACGTTCATTGCAGTACCTGTGTCGTTTTGTTATACGTCAATACACCAGAATAGACTTGATTCAAAAACTGCCTTTGCCAAACAAAATGAAGGATTATTTACAAGAAAAGCACTACTGA